In the Klebsiella aerogenes KCTC 2190 genome, one interval contains:
- a CDS encoding LysR family transcriptional regulator — protein sequence MSDPDFNLLIALDVLLNEASVAGAARRLNLSTSAMSRTLSRLRDVTGDQILVRAGRNMVLTPWAEATRDRARRAVFEAKAVLQPAAEALNVQNLERLFTIRANDGFVVAFGPSLIAAVAEAAPNVCLRFAPKPEKTSRYLREGLVDLEIGVQSNMGPEIRLQRLFEDRFVGVVRKGHPLAALREITVADYVAWGHVVASPEGTLHGSVDDVLAELGMKRKIASVVPGFPTALSVALQSDLIAMIPALYLVNQQVMEQVHLFELPFKSRRITVSQMWHPRMERDPAHRWLREKILAICRVDKSLHQKL from the coding sequence ATGTCAGACCCCGATTTTAATTTATTGATTGCACTCGATGTATTACTGAACGAAGCCAGCGTGGCGGGCGCGGCACGTCGTTTGAATCTCAGTACGTCAGCCATGAGCCGCACGCTAAGCCGGTTACGCGACGTCACCGGGGATCAGATATTGGTTCGCGCCGGGCGTAACATGGTGCTGACGCCGTGGGCGGAGGCGACCCGCGATCGTGCCCGTCGCGCGGTCTTCGAGGCGAAGGCGGTGCTGCAGCCAGCGGCCGAAGCGCTCAACGTACAAAATCTGGAGCGTCTTTTCACCATCAGGGCAAACGATGGTTTTGTGGTGGCGTTTGGCCCTTCGCTCATTGCGGCAGTAGCCGAAGCCGCGCCCAATGTCTGTCTACGCTTTGCGCCTAAGCCCGAAAAAACGTCACGCTATCTACGGGAAGGGCTGGTCGATCTGGAGATTGGCGTCCAGAGCAATATGGGGCCTGAAATACGACTGCAACGGCTATTTGAAGATCGGTTTGTGGGGGTGGTGCGTAAGGGGCACCCGCTGGCCGCCCTGAGAGAGATAACCGTGGCGGATTATGTCGCCTGGGGTCATGTGGTGGCCTCACCAGAAGGTACGCTGCACGGGTCCGTCGATGATGTGCTGGCCGAGCTCGGAATGAAACGCAAAATCGCCAGCGTCGTCCCCGGATTTCCGACCGCCCTGTCCGTGGCGCTGCAATCGGATCTTATCGCCATGATCCCCGCTCTCTATTTAGTCAATCAGCAGGTCATGGAGCAGGTACATCTTTTTGAGCTGCCTTTTAAAAGCCGGCGGATTACCGTCTCGCAAATGTGGCACCCGAGAATGGAACGCGATCCCGCTCACCGCTGGCTCAGAGAGAAAATTTTGGCGATATGCCGCGTGGACAAGTCGTTACACCAGAAGCTGTAG
- a CDS encoding MFS transporter: protein MTLFSSQPGDDGLPGPARARVMAAVMTTTLMGVFDGTMVNIALPSMAQELQASASTAVWFANGYLLAAAMTLAIFAALAARFGYRPVFLAGLTTFILASAGCALATTPELLIGMRVLQGIGGAATLSIAPAILRSVFPARLLGRILGIHALLIASSSAIGPVLGGTILHTLSWQWLFAINVLPGTVALVLAVRALPRPTVDRQAAFDTPGAILSALLLGSTIMAANSMQSASQHIDSLYWTLLAAISGTAFIWRIRQTDNPLLPPAMFKNERFTLSAFTSLIAFVSQGITFIALPFLFQNEYGYSPVLSALLFTPWPLGIVLIAPHAGRWADSISAPLISTLGLMIFVAGLILLAMLPATPAAWDICLRSLVCGIGFGCFQSPNNREMLSNVSREQASYASGVLSIMRTFGQCLGAAVMGVLLAKDESAVHLALWIAAAASALSVAVSASRLRRIAFPAGAE, encoded by the coding sequence ATGACACTATTTTCCAGCCAACCTGGCGATGACGGCCTGCCAGGCCCGGCGCGAGCGCGGGTTATGGCCGCGGTAATGACCACCACCTTAATGGGCGTCTTTGATGGCACTATGGTAAACATTGCTCTGCCGTCGATGGCGCAGGAACTACAGGCGTCAGCCAGTACCGCCGTCTGGTTCGCCAACGGGTATCTGCTGGCGGCGGCGATGACGCTGGCGATATTCGCCGCGCTGGCTGCGCGCTTCGGCTACCGCCCGGTGTTTCTGGCCGGACTGACGACATTTATTCTGGCATCAGCAGGTTGCGCGCTGGCGACGACGCCTGAGCTGCTCATCGGCATGCGGGTGCTGCAGGGGATCGGCGGTGCGGCAACGCTCAGTATCGCGCCCGCCATATTGCGCTCCGTTTTTCCGGCGCGACTGCTGGGGCGTATTCTCGGGATACACGCCCTGCTTATCGCTTCAAGCTCCGCCATCGGGCCGGTACTGGGCGGCACGATCCTGCATACTTTGAGCTGGCAATGGCTGTTTGCAATAAACGTGCTCCCCGGTACCGTCGCCTTAGTGCTGGCGGTGAGAGCGCTCCCGCGGCCGACAGTTGACAGGCAAGCCGCTTTCGATACTCCCGGAGCGATATTGTCGGCGCTGCTATTGGGTTCAACGATCATGGCGGCGAATAGCATGCAGAGCGCTTCGCAGCATATCGATAGTCTGTACTGGACGTTGCTCGCAGCGATAAGCGGCACCGCCTTTATCTGGCGCATCCGGCAGACGGACAACCCGCTGCTGCCGCCTGCGATGTTTAAAAATGAACGCTTTACCCTTTCGGCCTTTACGTCGCTGATCGCCTTCGTAAGCCAGGGGATCACTTTTATTGCCCTGCCGTTCCTGTTCCAGAACGAGTATGGCTATAGCCCGGTGCTCTCGGCGCTGCTGTTTACTCCGTGGCCATTAGGGATAGTGCTGATCGCACCGCACGCCGGCCGCTGGGCGGACTCAATCTCCGCTCCGCTCATCTCGACGCTGGGACTGATGATTTTTGTCGCGGGTTTAATCCTTCTGGCGATGCTGCCCGCTACGCCCGCCGCGTGGGATATCTGCCTGCGGAGCCTGGTATGCGGTATTGGCTTTGGCTGCTTCCAGAGCCCGAATAACCGGGAAATGCTGTCAAACGTGAGTCGCGAACAGGCGAGCTATGCCTCGGGCGTTTTATCCATCATGCGCACGTTCGGGCAGTGTCTGGGAGCCGCCGTGATGGGCGTACTGTTGGCAAAAGACGAAAGCGCCGTTCATCTTGCGCTGTGGATCGCCGCCGCGGCCTCGGCGTTGTCGGTGGCCGTTAGCGCCAGCCGACTGCGGAGAATAGCTTTTCCTGCGGGAGCGGAATAA
- the hpxK gene encoding allantoate amidohydrolase gives MNLAAARVMARAERLAAISETPEGLTRVYLSPQHLDANQQVAHWMRQAGMIVWQDSVGNICGRYEGREEGAPAILLGSHLDTVRNAGRYDGMLGVLAAIEVVQSLHNQARRLAQAIEIVGFCDEEGTRFGITLLGSKGLTGSWPQTWLAQRDAEGISLAQAMVNAGLDPSRVHSASRPAEDFTAYLELHIEQGPRLEQAGSALGVVEAINGARRLNCCFTGEAGHAGTVPMDQRRDALAAAAEWMLYIESTTRQQGGNLVATVGTLRCSPAAVNVIPGEVALTLDIRGPQDQPLDALLGSLLAAAAEIAGRRGLQFAAEEFYRIAATACDPRLQSVIAEALCEVQGTALTLPSGAGHDAIAIAERWPVGMLFVRCKGGISHHPAESVSEADVELAIDAFSRAVIKLAG, from the coding sequence ATGAACCTGGCCGCAGCGCGAGTGATGGCGCGGGCTGAGAGATTAGCGGCGATAAGCGAAACGCCGGAAGGCCTGACGCGGGTTTACCTTTCGCCACAGCATCTCGACGCTAATCAGCAGGTTGCCCACTGGATGCGCCAGGCAGGCATGATTGTCTGGCAGGACAGCGTCGGTAATATTTGTGGGCGCTATGAAGGTAGAGAAGAAGGGGCGCCGGCGATTTTGCTCGGATCGCATCTCGATACGGTACGCAACGCCGGGCGATATGATGGCATGTTGGGGGTGTTAGCTGCCATTGAAGTGGTGCAGAGCTTACATAATCAGGCGCGCCGCCTGGCGCAGGCCATCGAAATCGTCGGCTTCTGCGATGAAGAAGGAACACGCTTTGGTATCACGCTATTGGGCAGCAAGGGTCTGACGGGAAGCTGGCCGCAAACCTGGCTGGCCCAACGCGATGCCGAAGGCATTAGCCTGGCGCAGGCGATGGTCAACGCCGGATTGGATCCATCACGCGTCCATTCAGCCTCGCGCCCGGCGGAAGATTTTACCGCCTATCTCGAACTGCATATCGAGCAGGGGCCGAGGCTGGAACAGGCCGGTTCGGCACTCGGCGTGGTCGAGGCGATCAACGGCGCGCGGCGCCTCAATTGCTGTTTTACCGGCGAGGCGGGTCATGCCGGCACGGTGCCGATGGACCAGCGCCGGGACGCGCTTGCCGCCGCCGCGGAGTGGATGCTGTATATTGAGAGCACGACGCGCCAGCAGGGAGGCAACCTGGTCGCCACCGTCGGGACATTGCGCTGCTCGCCGGCAGCGGTCAATGTGATCCCCGGCGAAGTCGCGTTGACTCTGGATATCCGCGGTCCGCAGGATCAGCCGCTGGATGCATTACTGGGTTCATTGCTGGCGGCAGCCGCAGAGATTGCCGGGCGTCGCGGCCTGCAGTTTGCCGCTGAGGAGTTCTACCGCATTGCGGCAACCGCCTGCGATCCGCGATTACAGTCGGTGATTGCCGAAGCGCTATGCGAGGTACAGGGCACGGCGTTGACGCTGCCAAGCGGCGCCGGACATGACGCGATTGCTATCGCGGAGCGCTGGCCGGTGGGGATGCTGTTTGTGCGCTGCAAAGGGGGAATTAGTCACCATCCGGCGGAATCGGTCAGCGAAGCCGATGTCGAACTGGCAATTGATGCCTTCAGCCGGGCGGTGATAAAACTTGCCGGGTAA
- a CDS encoding pyridoxal-phosphate-dependent aminotransferase family protein, producing MDIAQFSPINPPHRLLMGPGPINADPRVLRAMSSQLIGQYDPAMTHYMNEVMALYRGVFRTSNRWTMLVDGTSRAGIEAILISAIRPGDKVLVPVFGRFGHLLCEIARRCRAEVHTIEVPWGEVFSPEQIEDAIKRVRPRMLLTVQGDTSTTMLQPLAELGEICRRYDVLFYTDATASLGGNALETDAWGLDAVSAGMQKCLGGPSGTSPITLSPRMEEAIRRRKCVEQGIRTAEHLDGVDEMVYSNYFDLGMVMDYWGPERLNHHTEATSALFAARECARLILEEGLDNGIARHKLHGDALVKGIQAMGLEIFGDQQHKMNNVLGVIIPQGINGDQVRQLMLQDFAIEIGTSFGPLHGKVWRIGTMGYNARKDCVMTTLSALESVLNYLKFPTTQGAAMQAAWDHYRSEKPL from the coding sequence CCAATACGATCCGGCTATGACGCACTATATGAACGAAGTCATGGCGTTATACCGCGGGGTATTCCGCACCAGCAACCGCTGGACCATGCTGGTGGATGGCACCTCACGGGCGGGGATTGAAGCCATTCTGATCTCCGCGATCCGCCCCGGCGACAAAGTGCTGGTGCCGGTATTTGGCCGCTTTGGCCATCTGTTATGTGAAATCGCCCGCCGCTGCCGGGCGGAAGTGCATACCATTGAGGTGCCGTGGGGTGAAGTGTTCTCTCCCGAGCAGATTGAAGATGCGATCAAACGGGTGCGTCCACGTATGCTGCTGACGGTGCAGGGAGACACCTCGACCACCATGCTGCAGCCGCTGGCGGAGCTGGGCGAGATCTGCCGTCGTTATGATGTGCTGTTTTATACCGACGCCACCGCCTCATTGGGCGGCAATGCGCTGGAGACCGATGCCTGGGGGCTGGATGCGGTATCGGCGGGGATGCAAAAGTGCCTCGGCGGCCCCTCCGGCACCTCGCCCATTACCCTGAGCCCGCGGATGGAAGAGGCTATCCGTCGACGTAAATGCGTTGAGCAGGGGATCCGTACCGCCGAACACCTTGATGGCGTCGATGAGATGGTTTACTCCAACTATTTCGATCTCGGGATGGTGATGGATTACTGGGGGCCAGAACGGCTTAACCATCATACGGAAGCGACATCCGCGCTGTTCGCCGCCCGCGAATGCGCGCGTCTGATTCTTGAGGAAGGGCTTGATAACGGTATTGCCCGCCACAAACTGCACGGCGACGCGCTGGTGAAAGGTATTCAGGCGATGGGTCTGGAAATCTTTGGCGACCAGCAACACAAAATGAATAACGTACTGGGCGTGATCATCCCACAGGGCATTAATGGCGACCAAGTACGCCAACTGATGCTGCAAGATTTCGCTATTGAAATTGGTACCTCATTTGGCCCGCTGCACGGCAAAGTGTGGCGTATAGGCACGATGGGTTACAACGCACGCAAAGATTGCGTCATGACCACCCTCAGCGCGCTGGAGTCGGTACTCAATTACCTGAAATTCCCCACCACGCAGGGGGCAGCCATGCAGGCGGCGTGGGATCATTATCGCAGCGAGAAACCGCTATGA